DNA sequence from the Drosophila sechellia strain sech25 chromosome 3L, ASM438219v1, whole genome shotgun sequence genome:
TACAAACTATAAAGATGCAGTCAGGAAACGGTCGTGTAAGGTTATTCTTCCTGGCTTACGGGGCGATCTCGGGCTAGAGGTGATAATTCGTGAATTATCGTGTGTGGCTTTCGTAgcctaaaataaatttattaataattgtcGGGCATGCTCCGGTAATCGAATTTGTAAGAATTTTCCGATTTCGATTTGAAATCGCTAAATCGGTCCTCCGGTTTTCTAATTCGTCagaattttttaatttgtataactGTCACTTTTGtctggccaaaatgaaaagtgaatgccttttttatattaaatcgATCTTATTTACTTAGGGAAATAAATAGTTTAGCGGTGATGTGTATACCACGTAGTTATTTTATATACAGTTTATTTCTGGCCCCACCTCAAATTTTACTAACAAAATTTTGGCGTCGGCATAGAAAAAGAATTTTCTAATTATATGATACCTTCTTCACTATGATTTTAAAATCCGTAAGAGTTGTTTTAAGTTCACGTTTAAAATAGTTAATTCCAAAAAAAAGTCTGTACGAAATGGTGTAAGCCTACTATTAAGCGGCGAGGACGAATAATTCTCGCAGCTGCTCTAGGATTAGAATAATGCTGAATTAGCGAAAAATATGACCGGAAACATTAAGTGactttaaatttcaattattttttccTGTCATCTTCTCAGATGTGAGTGTGCGTTTTGGGTATAATTCCGAAAAGTATGCAAGCAGTACTGTTCTATTATCAATATTCCATATttaacatatatgtatatttcttaatttttgATCCTCCTTTTGTTGTTACCCCGTTAACATATATATGAAGTATATCTAATTCATTGGAGTACACGTTTCTAAAATATGGTGGACGAACAGgttcttatttattattattccagTAACAATTGATTACCATTTCATTTTCCTAGCTATCTGCAGCTTTGCGAGATTTACCAGGCAGAGTTCTAAACGTGCCTGTCGAAGAACGACaacatttatttcaaaatgtaTCATCAGTTTTAAGAAATTCTGGTAAGGGATTAGTTAATCGCCTAATTCTTTCTGTTCAATAATCAGATGAATGAAATTTTATCATATTCGCATATCATTTAATGTACATTCATTTTTACAATTCAGTGCTTTTGTATAATTAGTGAAAACACTGTGCGATaagtttaaattaatttgttgccaaattaagaacaaaaaacaaaaaaaattagacCCCTTTTCTTATTCTTGGATTggaaaaaaattttaactAAGCAAATGTGCGGACTACTTTAATGGCGCATTTTGGAGTCGATAAAAACTAGATTGTCTATGCCAGAGGCTGCCATACAGTCTCAGCCATGACATGTTTGGCCCGTAGGTTTCAAGAGTTTGGCTATAATGCTCACTATATGGTCATATTCAAACATTGCATTAGTTTAAAACCGAAAAGTTAAAGTTATGTTTAAAATCAACAATAATGTCGTCTTATAATCATATCGAAAATAGTAGAtgtttttttgtaaattttagtCGAGCAGCAATGAATtagataatatattttatatcatataTTCATACTAATTATTTAAATCTTAAGCAAACTAACGAGCATACATTGGTATGCAGCCACAAAAAGGAATACATAGGGAGTAACAGGAATCTTTAAGGAATCCAGGGGAATTCTCCATACAAAGCGTCAAGGATTTTTCCTATAACATACGTTTGTAAGGATGTATTCAAAGTGTCAAGGAATATCCTCAGAAATTCCTGGGGAGtatcgaaaaaaaaatcatgATTTCCTTGCGCTTTCCTCTAGAATTCCTCTggataatatttttaaattcccccatttaaaatacagaaaagCCTCTCtaaatgacttaataaatgTTTTACATTTAAGAGTAAAAGGTAAACTAGATttattgaaaagtatgtaacagtcGGAAGGAAGCGATTCCGACAAGTATGCTAAACTATTTGTTCCGTAGCCGCATACTTTTAGGTATCATTATAAATGGATAGAACTTTCAAAGCGAACACCAAGTTGGATCACATAACTTCTATATATCAAGCTTCTTCAATCGTCCCCTGCAttgttttggtttgttttatatttcttattgCGATCATGCTTTTAGATGTATTTATGGGGAGGAATTGGACAGGGTTTgggcaaagacactagaataacaagatgcgtaacgccatacaaatttttggcacgcgattttttggccgtggctctagaggtggctccaggctctctcgagtttttgttcgagagagaaagagcggagagcgctacagcaaacagctcttttctacgcatacagtcaTAGCaaacaactgtatgtgtgcacacgtatgctcatgcattgtaaatttgacaaaatatgcccttcaccttagaagttcgttgactttaaatctatattattttttctcaattggcaccatgcgaaaaattcttgttttgcattgcctcaacgttattattatttaaataaagcttagaaatagtaatagccgaatctatgtacatcacaaaataaatttcgaaaatggctttatattattatatttgtcattagagtattcatcttgcgacgtgagaaaaaaaaataaggcaatgattgttgagtgcttggtccgcacttcgtgcctccagatatgacttttgcaataaacagttttaatatttttatttattttattaatttttattacttaaatttttaatacttcGGG
Encoded proteins:
- the LOC116801292 gene encoding uncharacterized protein LOC116801292 isoform X3, whose protein sequence is MVDEQLSAALRDLPGRVLNVPVEERQHLFQNVSSVLRNSEIICDNTWTFKPFICWKCSLTFVSNI